From the Halomonas meridiana genome, one window contains:
- a CDS encoding zinc ribbon-containing protein yields the protein MEKHNDHRLREGYERLLERMQDGANELTWDNLQKDLDDAVAFEAELEEYTKDELALLRAWVERDLKDMRYYMADTGKQVASWLGIDIDQLSRRVAESLLSIADRSIVERERFEDDLEAARADYCEGEMAAPGLMACTHCDAQVMLNEVARLEPCHQCGHRYFYRFPNKIIET from the coding sequence ATGGAAAAACATAACGATCACCGCCTTCGCGAAGGCTACGAGCGCCTGTTGGAGCGCATGCAAGACGGCGCCAACGAGCTCACCTGGGACAACCTGCAAAAGGATTTGGACGACGCCGTTGCCTTCGAGGCAGAGCTTGAAGAGTACACCAAAGACGAGCTGGCCCTACTGCGCGCCTGGGTAGAGCGCGACTTAAAAGATATGCGCTACTACATGGCGGATACCGGCAAGCAGGTGGCCAGCTGGCTAGGCATCGATATTGATCAGCTCTCCCGTCGAGTGGCGGAATCGCTGCTCTCGATTGCCGACCGCAGCATCGTCGAGCGCGAACGCTTCGAGGACGACTTGGAAGCTGCCCGTGCCGACTACTGCGAAGGCGAAATGGCCGCCCCCGGGTTAATGGCATGCACCCACTGCGATGCCCAAGTGATGCTCAACGAAGTCGCTCGGCTGGAACCCTGCCACCAGTGCGGCCACCGCTACTTCTACCGCTTCCCCAATAAAATCATCGAAACCTGA
- the leuS gene encoding leucine--tRNA ligase yields the protein MDAHYSPRDIERDAQQYWDKHQCFKAVEDANREKFYCLSMFPYPSGKLHMGHVRNYTIGDVVSRFQRMQGKNVMQPMGWDAFGMPAENAAIQNQVPPAKWTYQNIDYMRNQLKALGFAYDWSREFATCDTSYYRWEQWFFTKLVEKGLVYKKMSTVNWDPVDQTVLANEQVIDGCGWRSGAPVERKEIPLWFLKITDYADELLADLDNVEWPEQVKTMQRNWIGKSRGVELSFDIKAADGSACEPLAVYTTRPDTLMGVTYVAVAAGHPLAKQAAEQSSELAAFCEECAKGGTSEAEMATKEKLGMATGHKAIHPLSGEEVPVFVANFVLMEFGTGAVMAVPAHDQRDWEFATKYGVELKPVVADEHGNTPDISEGAYTEHGTLINSGEFDGLEFQAAFNAIAAKLAELGRGEVKTNYRLRDWGIARQRYWGAPIPVKYGPEGQTVPLSDDELPVALPMEVTVDASGSPLKKMPEFSELGDGWVRETDTFDTFMESSWYFARFCCADNHEAMLDERANYWLPVDLYIGGIEHAILHLLYARFFHKLLRDFGMVDSDEPFQQLLTQGMVIAETFYRIKDNGGKEWFNPADVEVKRDEKGRPLSAILMSDGQPVEMGGIEKMSKSKNNGVDPQSMIDKFGADTVRLFMMFAAPPEQSLEWSDSGVEGAHRFLKRIWRQVSEHLEAGTPGTLNVDALNDDQKALRRKTHETIKKASDDIGRRTTFNTAIAAVMELSNAVAKFDDTSELGLAVSREALEACVLLLAPITPHLCHTLWQQLGHEQPAIEAQWPKVDEAALTRDSIELVVQVNGKLRARLEAPASADKAAIEQLAMENENVQRHLEGKTVRKVIVVPGKLVNIVVSG from the coding sequence ATGGACGCACATTACAGCCCCCGTGATATCGAACGTGATGCTCAGCAGTACTGGGACAAACACCAGTGCTTTAAAGCCGTAGAAGACGCCAACCGCGAAAAGTTCTACTGCCTATCCATGTTCCCCTACCCCAGCGGCAAGCTGCACATGGGCCACGTGCGTAATTACACTATCGGCGACGTTGTCTCACGTTTCCAGCGCATGCAGGGTAAAAATGTCATGCAGCCCATGGGCTGGGATGCGTTCGGGATGCCGGCGGAGAATGCCGCGATTCAAAACCAGGTGCCACCCGCCAAGTGGACCTATCAAAACATCGATTACATGCGCAACCAGTTGAAGGCATTGGGCTTTGCCTACGACTGGAGCCGCGAATTCGCCACCTGCGATACCAGCTACTACCGCTGGGAGCAGTGGTTCTTCACCAAGCTGGTGGAAAAAGGCTTGGTGTACAAGAAGATGTCCACGGTGAACTGGGACCCTGTCGATCAAACCGTCCTCGCCAACGAACAGGTCATCGACGGCTGCGGCTGGCGTTCCGGCGCGCCGGTGGAGCGTAAAGAGATCCCGCTGTGGTTCTTGAAGATTACCGACTACGCCGATGAGCTGCTGGCGGATTTAGATAACGTCGAGTGGCCCGAGCAGGTCAAAACCATGCAGCGCAACTGGATTGGTAAATCCCGTGGCGTCGAGCTGAGCTTTGATATTAAAGCCGCCGATGGCAGCGCCTGCGAGCCGCTGGCGGTGTACACCACCCGCCCGGATACGCTGATGGGCGTGACCTACGTGGCCGTGGCCGCTGGTCACCCGCTGGCGAAACAGGCCGCCGAGCAGAGCAGCGAGTTGGCGGCGTTCTGTGAAGAGTGTGCCAAAGGCGGCACCTCTGAAGCGGAAATGGCCACCAAAGAGAAGCTGGGCATGGCCACGGGCCATAAGGCCATTCACCCGTTAAGCGGTGAAGAAGTGCCGGTATTCGTGGCTAACTTCGTGCTGATGGAGTTCGGCACCGGCGCGGTCATGGCCGTACCCGCCCACGACCAGCGCGACTGGGAATTTGCCACCAAGTACGGCGTTGAGCTGAAGCCGGTAGTGGCCGACGAGCACGGCAATACGCCGGATATCTCTGAAGGCGCTTACACCGAGCACGGTACGCTGATTAATTCCGGCGAGTTCGATGGCCTGGAATTCCAAGCCGCGTTCAATGCCATTGCCGCCAAACTGGCCGAGCTTGGCCGTGGCGAAGTGAAAACCAACTATCGCCTGCGTGATTGGGGTATTGCCCGCCAGCGTTACTGGGGCGCGCCGATTCCGGTGAAGTACGGCCCGGAAGGTCAAACCGTGCCGCTCTCCGATGACGAGCTGCCCGTCGCGCTGCCCATGGAAGTCACCGTGGATGCCTCTGGCTCGCCGCTGAAGAAGATGCCGGAGTTCTCCGAGCTGGGCGATGGCTGGGTGCGTGAAACCGACACCTTCGATACCTTCATGGAGTCCTCCTGGTACTTCGCCCGCTTCTGCTGTGCGGATAACCACGAAGCCATGCTGGACGAGCGCGCCAACTACTGGCTGCCGGTGGATCTCTACATTGGCGGTATCGAACACGCCATTCTGCACCTGCTCTACGCCCGCTTCTTCCACAAGCTGCTGCGCGATTTCGGCATGGTCGATTCCGACGAGCCGTTCCAGCAGCTGCTCACCCAAGGCATGGTGATCGCGGAAACCTTCTACCGCATTAAAGATAACGGCGGTAAAGAGTGGTTCAACCCCGCCGATGTGGAAGTGAAGCGCGATGAGAAAGGCCGCCCGCTGAGCGCCATTTTGATGAGCGACGGCCAGCCCGTTGAAATGGGCGGCATCGAGAAGATGTCCAAGTCGAAGAACAACGGCGTGGATCCGCAGTCGATGATCGACAAGTTCGGTGCCGACACCGTGCGCCTGTTCATGATGTTTGCCGCCCCGCCTGAGCAGTCGCTGGAGTGGTCGGATTCTGGCGTCGAAGGCGCACACCGCTTCCTGAAGCGCATCTGGCGTCAGGTGAGCGAGCACCTGGAAGCGGGCACGCCGGGCACGCTGAACGTCGATGCACTCAACGACGATCAAAAAGCGTTGCGTCGCAAAACCCACGAAACCATCAAGAAAGCCAGCGACGATATTGGCCGCCGCACCACGTTCAACACCGCCATTGCGGCTGTGATGGAGCTTTCTAACGCGGTCGCTAAATTCGACGATACCTCTGAACTGGGCCTCGCGGTTAGCCGTGAAGCGCTGGAAGCCTGCGTGCTGCTGCTGGCTCCGATTACCCCGCACCTGTGCCACACCCTGTGGCAGCAGTTGGGCCATGAGCAGCCCGCCATTGAAGCCCAGTGGCCGAAAGTAGACGAAGCCGCCCTGACCCGCGACAGCATCGAGCTGGTGGTACAGGTGAACGGTAAACTGCGCGCCCGCCTGGAAGCCCCGGCCAGCGCCGACAAAGCCGCCATTGAGCAACTGGCGATGGAAAACGAAAACGTCCAGCGCCATTTGGAAGGCAAAACGGTTCGTAAGGTGATCGTGGTGCCCGGCAAGCTGGTTAACATTGTGGTGAGTGGATGA